One Miscanthus floridulus cultivar M001 unplaced genomic scaffold, ASM1932011v1 fs_292_2_3, whole genome shotgun sequence genomic window, TCCGGGGTTTGTGAAACTAAGCTGCACTCTGACATAGTTGCATTAGTTGCCATGTGGACTAATTTAGGATATTGTCGTTTTAATTACTTACAAACTTGAGCGTAATGTAAGAATTAAAATTAAGAGCAATTCAGACATTCAGATTCAGAGGTGATCTGCATAAAACTCTATTTTGCTTGCCAAAAAAAGTGAAGAGCCATGGAGTTGTAGTAATGTTTACATACTTCAGATGATAAAATTCCAGTACAACAAGATGCAAGGAAAATAAAATCTTGCCCTCCAGTGGTGTGACCATGAGTGAACCTTTCTTGTACACTAAACTAATCTCTCAGGGGGTCGCAGCCTATCCCGCTGCCCAAGCTCACTCCATCTTGTTATTATACTGTATTCTGTTCCAGCTACATTTTTGCCAAGGCGGCAACTAACAAACTATTCATGGTTATATTTCCAACCAGGCTGAGGGATCATCTGCAGAATCGATAGCTGCACTAGCACGGATTGATACTGTGAAACAGCGCATGGAAGCTGCATACACAACATTGCAGGTAAGGTCTATCTAAAGTTGTAGACCATGACACACCACTGGAGTATTGTTTTACTAATGTGGTAAATTCTTGTTTATTATTTTTAAGAGTTTGTTTGATGGAATGGCAGGATGCTGCTGGTTTAGCACAGTTGAGCCAGAGTGTTGAGGATGTGTTTTCTAGTGGCAATCTTCCAAAAGCTGCAGAAACCCTGGCAACTATGAGACATTGCTTGTCAGCAGTTGGAGAGGTGTCATACACCCTGCAAAAAACTATGAGCTGCATacacagcctgttcgttttgctTATAAGACGGTTTCTTTCAGGTTGCCGAGTTTGCAAATGTTAGAAAACAACTTGAAGTATTGGAAGAGCGGCTAGATGAAATGGTGCAGCCTCGTTTAGTAGATGCGCTTTCTAATCGCAAGGTATATCCCCCCACAAAACAGTAGTTTGTATTTGTTACATGAAGCATATCTATTTTACTCAGAACCTTTTTCTTTCTTGGAAGGTTGATGCTGTGCAAGACCTTCGTGGTATACTGATACGTATCAATAGGTTCAAGTCGCTGGAGGCGCAATACACTAAGATCCATGTTAAGCCTCTAAAGAAACTCTGGGAAGATTTTGACCTAAAGCAAAGATCCAGCAGGCTAGACATGGAGAAGCTCGGTGGCGAAAGCATTAGTGGCCTCTCATTCTCTAGCTGGCTGCCTAATTTCTATGATGAGACACTGCTTTACCTTGAACAAGAGTGGAAGTGGTATGTTCATGGTGATCTCCTCCTTCGCTCTTAGTTAAAATATACCTAGTACTAGTTGTAAAGTGGTTAATCAGAAGTTAGTTTTTAGAATCAGCCCCTAAGTAATATCTGGCATAATGAAGAAAATACATTGTTTATACCAAAAAAGAGAACTCTTCTTTTGCTCCATCAGAACTGCAATTTAGCCCGTGGATGCTCTAAAATGGAAATGGTGATGCTCACAGGTGCTTGACTGCTTTTCCTGAAGAATACAAATCACTAGTACCAAAAGTACTTACTGAGACCATGAGTGAGTTGAATTCAAGCTTTGTCTCTCGTGTAAATGTAGCAACTGGTGATGTTGTTCCTGAAACCAGATCTGTTGCCAAAGGTAATGCATAAACTGTTCATTAATTTCATATTGACCTACATCTATCCCATGGTTTTATCACATATATTTTTCTGCTTTAACAAGCTATTAGCTTTGTTGCTTAATCTTGCTTGTTTTTCCTAACAGTGAATTGTGTTTTTCTTCTCTGTACCCAGGTATATTGGATGTTCTATCAGGTGACTTACCAAAAAGCACTAAGTTGCAGAATAAGCATCTTCAAGCGCTAATTGAACTGCACAATATGACTGGCACTTTTGCTAGGAACATTCAGCACTTATTTTCAGAATCAGATCTTGCAGTTGTGCTGAATACTTTGAAAGCTATTTATTCCCCATATGAAACCTTTAAAGCAAGGTAAAAACTTAAATCAGTTGGTCAATGCAGATTGCAAACACAACCACCaaagaaaaacattgttttgCATCTGGTTACCAGCTGCATTTATGAGATTTCTTTGATGCAACTGATGGATGGTAGTAATCGTTTGGTGCTGCATGTCTTTTTATTGGGCGTCATGTAGGTATGGGCAGATGGAGCGTGCTATACTCTCTGCTGAGATGGCAGGTATAGACATCCGTGGGGCTGTCCCTCGTGGTGTTGGCGCACAGGGTATAGAGCTGAGCGAAACTGTCCGCAGAATGGAGGAATCCATTCCACAAATGATAGTATTTCTTGAGGCAGCTGTGGAGAGATGCATTAGTCTGACTGGTGGTTCAGAGGCAGATGAACTGGTACTGGCTCTTGATGACGTCTTGCTGCAGTACATATCTAATCTCCAAGAAACATTGAAGTCCCTGAGGATAGTCTGTGGACTGGATAGTGATGCCTTGAAGAAAGATGTAGCTTTAGAGAAAAAGGAAGTACAACGATTGGTGGATGTTTCTGAAGAGGAAGAATGGTCTATTGTCCAAGGTGCTTTGCAGATTCTTACAGTTGCTGATTGCCTAACTAGCAGAACCTCAGTCTTTGAAGCTTCTTTAAGAGCTACACTTGCCAGGATTGGAACAAACTTTTCTGTTTCTGGCTTTGGCTCAAGCCTGGATAAATCACCTGCAGCAGCTGCTGATGAGAATGCAGACTTGCCTCTTGCTGGGAGGGCTGCACTAGATATTGCAGCTATTCGCCTAAGTCATCTGCCAGACAAGTCTAAGAAGCTCTTAACTATACTAGAACAGGTAGGTTTTGTTGTTTTAAATTTTTGAATTTACTGTTACAACGTACaaatagcctaccccaacttgcttgggactgaaaggctatgttgttgttgttgttgttgttgtactgtTACAACGTACAACACAGGAGTCATCACTTGTGTCTCTGGGTTGTGACTGTATATCTGAATATCGCTTGGAACTTGCATAGTGATGCATGATCTGCAGTCAATCATCACCTAATAGAACTTGATAAATGAATCTTTCTCATTTTTCCATAGAACCAAGTCCTGAGCTACCTGATCTTTGATCCACAGTCCAGATCGCATCATTTCTAGTGGGGCTGAGTCACCATGTGTCTGTATTTTTGCAAAACACATATTAGTTGTGTTGGATGAAAATTATGCAGTGTAGACAAATGACAAATCTGGTTCCTTTTCTATATTCCCTTGTTTGAGTAGTCAATGTAGAAACATAAGGAGTACATTTTGCGATACATCTTGAAAATCTAGTTTCACAGGAAACTGAGATCTATTAACATGCCTCTTCTGCTCCACATCACTAGTTAATCAGATCTGTTCATATAACCTACTCATAACCTGCAAATTTCCCACCCAACTAAATTTAGTTGCCCTCATGTTACTaacattatttatttattttttacagTCAAAAGATCCAAGGTTCCATGCTCTTCCTCTCACATCACAGAGAGTTGCAACCTTCTCAGACACAGTAAATGAACTCGTCTATGATGTGCTCATATCTAAGGTTCGGCAGCGTCTCAGTGAGGTTGCGCGCCTTCCAATCTGGTCATCCGTGGAGGAACAGGGTGGTCTTCCTCTTCCAAGCTTCAGTGCCTACCCGCAAGCATATGTGACCAGTGTTGGGGAGTATCTCCTCACTTTACCACAGCAGCTGGAGCCACTCGCAGAAGGTATCTCAGGCAATGAGGCTGGCAACGACGAGGCCCAGTTCTTTGCCACTGAGTGGATTTTTAAGGTAATAAACGTGAAATATTTGTACTTATGTACCTGTGAAGTGCAAAAGGTCACCATTCTTCCATTCTTATATTTGCACATTGTGTGGGAAGAGACAATTGAATAGAAGGCTATTTCGAATCTCCCCGTCTTTTAATCATAATTCATAGCACCATTTCTGTTGATGTTGGAACATTCAGTCTTAGATTATCATCTCTGCTTCCATGTACCAGGTCGCCGAGGGTGCCACTGCTTTGTTCATGGAGCAGCTCCGAGGAATCCACTACATCACTGACCGAGGTTCACAGCAGCTCGCTGCCGACATTGAGTACCTAAACAATGTCCTGTCTGCGCTGTCGATGCCAATCCCTCCGTTCCTGTCTACCTTCCACGCCTGTGTCTCCACCCCGAGGGACCAGGTCTGTGATCTGATCAAATCAGATGGTGGAAGCCAGCTCGACCTTCCTACTGCCCATCTGGTCTGCAAGATCCGGCGGATCACATTAGACAAATCGTCCTAACCTCTCTCCCTTTCCGTAAGGTTTACCTCTGCAAAAGCATGCATTCCAGCGTCCTTGCTTCTGTGACCCTATGTTTGACTTGCGGGCTTGTAAGTGGCTTCactctttttcctttttattttcattGACAGTAAGTTTTGCCATGTAAGTTGTAAACGTACTGCTGGCAAATAGTGAGGAtaatcatatatagaataattcaTTACTTAGGGGGCTGTTTGGATGCAACCCTGGACAAAAATTGCCTGGATTCTTGCTCGCCTGGAACTTGCTTGCATGCTGTTTGGTTGACATCCTGGGAATCTTCCCGGTCCAGAGTCCAGACAAAGTTATATTATTGATTCTACTGAGAATTTGAAATGTTTCTCATTGCGAAACGCACCTAGTATCAGAATCTTATCGGATTTTGCCAAATATTTTATTATCAGATTCtactatttatttttatttaatattttGATATGCTGTAAAAGATTGAAGCCTATAATATTGGTTTTGATTAATTTAATTGGccttttttaatataaatttaaGGGTTTCTTGACATCACTAACGACTTAAATAACACTTCATCCTAATGACTTGTAGCATTTACATTAATTACAATATTTTCGGTGCTCTACCTTAAAATAAGATATATACACAAAATTAGGAGAAGTGTCTACATTCAAGGGGAAAATGTGATAGTTTAAAAACAAAATGTTCTAACTTAAGAAAAAATATTCTtgattaaaaataaaaacaatGTTCTAATTCCTGAAGGAACACATATTCTAGCATCACTAAGAAAATGTACAACTTGAGACCAAAATATCCATGTTTAAAAGAAATTTATTACAACATTATGAGAAAACTTGTTCCAACGTAACGAGAAAAAACATTCTAACATCAAACGAAAAATGTTACATATTTCAGAGAAATTTCTTGTGACATATTTATGTGAAATAAAAAGATTATAAAGTTAATTAGAACACAACATTAAAAAGATCGACAACAAAAATTTACCCCTAGGCCAATGACAAAAAGAGGAAAAAGAAAGCCTTCACTAGTGGATAAAATAGAAATGATTATTAATGAGGCAAGAATTATAATAACAAAATTAGTTATATAAGCAAAATGGAAAAGGGAAAAAAGAAACCAAGTGTCATgatgaaagaaagaaaagaaaaagaaagccgAGAAAGATTGAACGGGCCGCTCTCCGTACCAAACCAGAGTGGTCGCgcgcagaaaaagaaaaaaaaaacgaagGAGAAATCGGCCCAATACCCCTCGCATCCTGTTTCCGGTTTTCTTCTCCCGTTCAGCTCGCCTGGCCCGAGACCGAGAGCCAGGGGATCTGGAGAGCTAGACTAGACACTCGATTCGGTGGTCATTTCCGCCGGGCCAGGTGGTTTCGAGTTTCGACGACCGTATGTCTGCAGCAACGGGGCCAGGCCTAGCGTCAGCGCGACCGAACACGCCGGCGACCGCCGCCGCTCTTCTCCCAGCTGTCCAGGTCTTCGTCGAGCCCTTTGCCCGCGACGAGCGCCTACCACACCAGGTGTGCccgccccttctcttcccttccttctGTGCAAAACTGAGCACCCGAACCCTAAGCTATTTGGCTATCTGTATCCGGATCGGATCTGGTCTGATCTAACCACAAGTGTATgcatgtattatgcctactaactCGTTTCTTTGGCACAAATTATCGGGTGTACATGTGTTATATTGGCTCTGCCCCTGGCCCCATGTTGTTACATCAACTTCATGATGCCAAAACCATGCATATAATGGGCATAAATATGATATCGGTTGCCTAGATTTATACTAGCAAAGAAGCAAATGCTTCAATCATGCCCGGTTATAGTAGCAGTGTGTTAATTGTACTCGTACTATAATTTCCTTGTCAAAACTATATTTTTGGATCAATATATAAATGATATACTTATCTGACAGGAATCCCATTAAGTTTACTGCTGCTACCAATTTAAGGGCAAAACTGCCGGTCTTCAAGATCTTGGTTACTACTGATCTTCTGTGGCACAATTGTCCTCTGGCAAAATGCCATCGGTTTATCTTTACATCCCTAACATTATCGGTACGCCTCTGGACGGTTATCTGTTGATGACATGCTACTTTGCTGTTCCAAAACTTATCTTATAATATATTTATACGTTTTCTGTGACTTACATATCTCAAAGTCTGGATAATTGCACTAATGAGTAATGACTTGTGCAACTGGAAACATTGCCTATTTTCTGTCATTGATTTCTAGTTCTGTTGCCACTTTGCTATGTAGAAGCACCATCTACATAGCTGCATTTTAGTTTTGTTGCCACTTTGCTGCCCAAGAATAGCTACATAAAAGAAGCCATAAATTTAGTAGAGGATATATAGTTTAACCAACAAGGCAATATGTTCATTTACAGCTGCTTTTAACATGGATGAAAAGCGGAAGCCTATGTGACTAAACTTCCAGGAATTGTCATCACACAGGGTATTTTAGGATCATCATAAATTTCATTGCATTTGCGGTTTGCTATTCCAACAAGGCTCTCTTTGCTGTCCTGTACTTCTTCAGGTGAGTGCCTTATATCTGCGAACTACTTGTGTCTGCCAATGATTTATGTATGTTATTCTAACATCTCCGCAAACATGCTAGCTTTGTCCTTGATGGTGTGGATGGTTGGTTTGCACGGAAGTTTAATCAAGGTAATACTTCACATTCTCCCTGTGTTCTAGTCATGTAGCCTGTCCTTATGTAAAGAAGGTTAATACCCATCTTTGCTATAATTAAATTTCGTTGTATTGTGTGCTGGAGACCAACTTTCAAATGGTTATGTGGAAAAGACTGATCTCAGCTAAATCTCTTATTCCTTTTCTTTTCCCCACAGTATATAGCTATCTGTTAAGTTATGAAACTATCTGATTAGTTTATCTCATTGTATGAATCAGCATCAACATTTGGAGCTGTGTTGGACATGGTTACAGATAGGTACTCCTTGAATAAATCTTTAAACTCTGGATATGCAGGGTGAATACATTCTACAGACTGAAATATTTTCACAGCTCACATTGCTCTTCTTCAGGGTTAGCACTGCTTGTTTGTTGGCCCTTCTCTCCCAGTTTTACAGGTATCGAAAGCAGAAGAGGTTGTATTGATTTGTCTTGAATCTCAATGTCTAGTACAAATCCTAATTGCAAACATTGTTACAGACCTGGTTTAGTCTTCTTGATATTGCTTGGGTTGGATATTACGAGCCACTGGTTTCAAATGTACAGGTCAGTTTCCTGTTTCCTCTACCATTTTGTTCAGTTCTTGCAAGTTCCAAGTTTGTTTTCTAGTCAGCACTTAATCCTGTTCTTAAGGTAGTTGAGGCAACAGAATAAATCTGATAGCAATTACATTTTTAATAATTGTCTGATGGATTCATGATGCATGTGTTCTATTCAAGAATTTCTCATGTTCAAATCATTTTTTACTTctttattactccctccattccaaattgtaagtcgttctgacttttctaggtacatagcttttactatgacataataaaagctatgtacctagaaaagccagaacgacttacaatttggaatggagggagtacttgctAACTATGTAATGACATATTTTCTATACTAGTTCTTTCTTGTCAGGTAAGACTAGCCACAAGGATGTAAAACACACAGGCAATTGGCTTCTGAAATTATATTATGGGTACAGGCCATTCATGGCCTTCTGCTGTGTTTCTTGCGAGGTATGTCATCGCTCATACCTTGTGCTATCCTCAAGAATTGTGATCCTGCTGTGCAGTTTGAATTTATCCAAATGTAGAAAATTAACAGTTGAACGTTGTATTGTGGACTGAATAATGTCTCAGCAGTCAGCACACCCAGCAATTTTTAACTCAGCTAACAAAATATGCCTTTATATTTCACCCTCTAATCTATTTCTTTTGACTAAACTTACAGGTTTTATATATTATCCTCTTTCTCTTTGCTGATGAGAAGTCAACAAGCTTGCTTAGTGTAAGATTGCATCATTTCTATATATTGCCATTTCGAGTTGGCATGTGAGTTATTTAGCATCTGGTATTTCTGTACTAATAACATTTTAATAGGTATGCAAAGGTGTCCTGAACCAAAATCCCGTCGTTGTCTTGGTGTTTATTTCCACTCTAGTTGGCTGGGCAGTGAAACAAGTCACCAACGTCATCCAGGTATTCTTGCTTGAAGTTTCCTGCAGCTTATTGCAATTCACACATTTGCATGCATTTAGCCCCGAATCATGTCATTACAAGAGTATATCTAAATAGCTGGTTTTAGAACTGTTGCTGTGTTGCATATTCTACATGATTCTCATAATGCAATTTGATAGTGGATTCAATAAGAAGCACAAAATTTTGACATCCATGTATTTTCCTGGGTACAGATGAAAACTGCTGCGGATGCATGTGTTGTGTATGATCTGAAGCGCAGCAAATGAAGCTTCAAGCATGAAGACCCGCCTTGACGTTTTAATTCAGTTTTGTATCGACATACCCAAGGGAAAACTCTCGAGACTTGTACACCAGGGGCTACCTCTTACGTGCCATGACATCTTTCTGATGATGCTATATTTGGGACCTGAGGATGACATGCCGTGGGAAGAACATATCATAAAGAAAACCAAAGCAGACAGTTGTTTTTGTGAAAGCAGCGGCAGTTAAGTTGTCGGTGTGTATTAATCTGTCATACAGTGATGATGCGATCGTGATCTTTAGTAGCCCTTTGTGTTAACCTGAACGACCTTTACAAGCCACATGTTCCAAACTCCAGGAATACATGAAGGTTTTGAATTGCAAAAATTACATATTCCCTCCTGAAGGCCAGTTCCAGTTGCAAATGCCCCCCGAGAGAGCTACATAGTTACTTTTGCCCGCCGAAATAGGCACTAGCTGCTACAGCTACTACACGCATGATTACCCTTTTGCTCCTCCTTAAATATCCTTTGGTTCAGTTTTATCGataatttttcttttttatttacgtGATCTCCCTCACAGGGCCTGTTTgaaacgcaggaatttcacaggaatcacacaagaatttcacagaaatcagttcaattttacaggaaaaacgcaggaatgggaaaaaaatcccgcattccaaacaggccctagttCAAAGAATAAACACATGTTTTTAGGTGATAAACACATGTTTAGCTACATTGTCAATACAAGTTACTAGGTGGTAACATTAGTTAGAAGAGAGAACGCTTTCCTGCTGTGCAGACGAGAAGGCCTGTGGCCGATGGCAATAAGAAACACCTGGAGACCAACATGAGTTCGAAGAGAGAACGCTTTCGCTTTCGCtcccttcctttttttttttgatcgGGTTTCGCTCCCTTCCTGGCTGAGACCAACATGAGTTAtgagtaaggatgaaaacggtacggatattttccgatcgtattcgaaaccgaatccgtctagaggggttgagatctgtccgtattcaagtccggatatccaacatccgataccgtatccgtatccgtatccgaatactcaaatcgcatatttatgatgtcgatatccaatcgtatcctatccgacatagttgacactatccgtattcgaatctgaattcggacagaaatatgaaaacaaatgtaatatcggtgatatccgtccgtatcgaGACCATCCTCTCTCGCACCTGGAGAAATGTACACTGGTGTCGTGGGCGGTTACCTGATATCCGGTCCTCAGACCCTGCACGTGTGCAAAGACATGGAGTGGCTTAATGCCTCCCAAACACAGAAGTTGCAATGTGAAATCACGAATTCTCCTGGATGGCTGGAAGCCATACATAAGAAATGGGCGGCTGGGTTACAAACAGCTAATGCTGCTACCAGCCGCTGGCCCCTGCCGTGGTTCTCCTCCCAATCCTAcgtgagttcgacagcccacgaCAGAGGAAAAAACCCAAACTCCAATCCCTTTGGACTCTGGCCACAAAATCCACACCCCAAAACCCCGAGATTCTGCACTTGGACCAGGAGGAATTCCGGATATTTCACCCGCCTCAACACCTGGCTAGTCGTCTACTACAACTCCCGTCTATGCGGAATGTGATGTGGGCTCTTCCTTATCGACGCTGTGGCCGCCGAGCCGCCCACGTCGCCCCATCCCCACCGCACCCcccttccctcccttcctccccGAGACAATCCCCACGCAACCGCGCACCGGAGCGGGGGAGTCTGACGAGTCCAGACAAGCGGTGAGGGGGAGAAAAATCTGCGCCCGTTCGCCTCGCCCGCCAGTGTGCTCGCCTACTTAGCTCCTCAGCTTCGCTCGCTCCCTCCCGCCTATAGTTCCTCAGCTTCGCTCccttcccctcctcctcccccctccCGGCTCCGGTTCACACACAGGTGCGTGCTTGTCTTCGATTTGTGCTTTTTGGTAACTGATTCTGCTACCGGTTGCTTGAATCCAGTCTAGTGTTGTCGGATTGGGGGCTGCCAAGTTGTTTTTTTTTATCTTGCTTGCTTGTGAGTTGTGATGGGAGCGTGCTCTGTGTTAGACCTTAAGCAGGATCTctaggcatagaactagcatgtctATTTGCTATTGAATAAAACCATgagtcctagaacatctactGGTGTAGTAGCAGTAGATAGAACGAGAGAAAGAGAGGTGTAGTAGCAGTAGATAgaacgagagaaagagaggggtGAAGGGTGCAAACCTTCGGCCGCCTTAGTTGAAGATGGGCTCGCCATCGCAGTGCTTGGCGATAACCCGTTGGCGGTGTCGAGTCGAAACGGCAGTGCAGTAGCGGTTGCAGGGCAGCCCGGCGACGTAGCAGCCCCTCGGTGTAgatgcaaaggcggtggcggcgtggctggtggcttcTCGTCACTGGCTGcacccctctagatcggattagggattTCGGTGGGGAACTgtagctcaggcgaacctcgagCCGTTggcctccacctctatttattgcgcagtgtgacagcggccctccagccatggtgggctgggcgcccccgatcagggcgcggatcaaaggcccaactgggccgttgggcccagtttgggattagagatcaatctaacactctGGAGCGTGTGTGGTTAGACTTCGTTTAGACTCCTTTAGCTTGAAGATAGGGGGTGAAGTAGGAGTGTCGGTGCGTGGAGCTAATCTAGGATTCGCCAGTAGGATAGCGGAATCTTTTATTAGCTTCTTCTGTTGAATTAGTTTGTCGATTTCCACGGACGAGGTATGACGGGCTACTGTATACTAAGGATCATACTTTAGCAGGCTGGAGTAAGGAATATAATGGTTTGGGCGCTTGTAGCCTGTGGAAGTACCTGCAGTTCTTCAATAGAAACTCTCTTGTGaatcatatatttttttttgtttacttACTCCAAAGCACTTTACATCCTATTGTTCTCTGAGGAAATTTTCCATATACTCTTTA contains:
- the LOC136531161 gene encoding conserved oligomeric Golgi complex subunit 7-like, whose protein sequence is MVVVDASEFGAEGFDPKRWINAALDARHPSAPLDRFLADAEERLRSAADDAAAALERDSGDALRRVPLACRDALRLRDDAVALRSHLASVLQSLSLAEGSSAESIAALARIDTVKQRMEAAYTTLQDAAGLAQLSQSVEDVFSSGNLPKAAETLATMRHCLSAVGEVAEFANVRKQLEVLEERLDEMVQPRLVDALSNRKVDAVQDLRGILIRINRFKSLEAQYTKIHVKPLKKLWEDFDLKQRSSRLDMEKLGGESISGLSFSSWLPNFYDETLLYLEQEWKWCLTAFPEEYKSLVPKVLTETMSELNSSFVSRVNVATGDVVPETRSVAKGILDVLSGDLPKSTKLQNKHLQALIELHNMTGTFARNIQHLFSESDLAVVLNTLKAIYSPYETFKARYGQMERAILSAEMAGIDIRGAVPRGVGAQGIELSETVRRMEESIPQMIVFLEAAVERCISLTGGSEADELVLALDDVLLQYISNLQETLKSLRIVCGLDSDALKKDVALEKKEVQRLVDVSEEEEWSIVQGALQILTVADCLTSRTSVFEASLRATLARIGTNFSVSGFGSSLDKSPAAAADENADLPLAGRAALDIAAIRLSHLPDKSKKLLTILEQSKDPRFHALPLTSQRVATFSDTVNELVYDVLISKVRQRLSEVARLPIWSSVEEQGGLPLPSFSAYPQAYVTSVGEYLLTLPQQLEPLAEGISGNEAGNDEAQFFATEWIFKVAEGATALFMEQLRGIHYITDRGSQQLAADIEYLNNVLSALSMPIPPFLSTFHACVSTPRDQVCDLIKSDGGSQLDLPTAHLVCKIRRITLDKSS
- the LOC136531162 gene encoding CDP-diacylglycerol--inositol 3-phosphatidyltransferase 1-like, giving the protein MPSVYLYIPNIIGYFRIIINFIAFAVCYSNKALFAVLYFFSFVLDGVDGWFARKFNQASTFGAVLDMVTDRVSTACLLALLSQFYRPGLVFLILLGLDITSHWFQMYSSFLSGKTSHKDVKHTGNWLLKLYYGYRPFMAFCCVSCEVLYIILFLFADEKSTSLLSVCKGVLNQNPVVVLVFISTLVGWAVKQVTNVIQMKTAADACVVYDLKRSK